The Desulfovibrio legallii genome includes the window GCGTGCACAGCTCCGTAATGTTGCGGCTGCCGAAGGCGGCGCAAAGCTGGCGGAAGCTGCCCACAGTTTCCGGAATGGTGACGGCCAGCAGAGCCTCGCGCTGCGCGCCGATCTCGGAGCGGTCCACCACATGGCTCAAGCGGTCGAAATTCATGTTGGCCCCGCTCACCACGGCCACCAGGGTGGTGTCGTGCAGGCCGCCTTCTTTGGCATAGGCCCGCAGTCCCGCCAGGGCAAGAGCGCCGGCGGGCTCCGCCACCACGCGCGTATCCTCAAAAATATCCTTGATCGCGCCGCAGATGGCGTCCGTTTCCACCGTGACGATGTCGTCCAGCAGGTCGCGACAAATGGCAAAGGTCTCCTCGCCCACCAGCTTCACGGCCACGCCGTCGGCAAACAGCCCCACATGGGCGAGCTCCACCCTTTTCCCGGCCATGACGGAACGCCGCATGGCGTCGGAATCCACAGGCTCCACCCCGACAACGCGGATCTCCGGCCGCAGATTTTTGATGTAGGCCGCCACGCCCGCCGCCATGCCCCCGCCGCCGATGGGCACGAACACCGCGTGGATGGGCCCCGTGTGCTGCCGCAGGATTTCCATGGCTATGGTGCCTTGGCCCGCAATGACGTCCGGGTCGTCAAAAGGGGGGATATAGATGCAGCCCGATTCCTGGATCAGCTCCAGGGTATGCTGCCAGGCGTCGCTGAAAGATTCGCCGTACAGCACCACCTGCCCGCCCAGTCGCCGTACGGCCTCCACCTTAATGGCGGGCGTGGTCACGGGCATGACAATGGCAGCCTCGCAGCCCAGCCGCCGGGCCGCCAGCGCCACGCCCTGGGCGTGATTGCCCGCGGAGGCGGTGATCACCCCCCGGCGGAGCTCCTCGCGCGAGAGGTGCGCCATTTTGTTGTAGGCCCCGCGCAGCTTGAAGGAGAACACCGGCTGCAGATCCTCGCGCTTGAGCAGTACGGTATTGCCAAGGCGGCGCGAAAGGGTCGCGGCCTCTTCCAAGGGCGTTTCCACCGCCACGTCATACACGCGGCTGAGTAAAATTCTGTGCAGATAGGCGCTGTGTTTGTCCA containing:
- the ilvA gene encoding threonine ammonia-lyase, biosynthetic: MDKHSAYLHRILLSRVYDVAVETPLEEAATLSRRLGNTVLLKREDLQPVFSFKLRGAYNKMAHLSREELRRGVITASAGNHAQGVALAARRLGCEAAIVMPVTTPAIKVEAVRRLGGQVVLYGESFSDAWQHTLELIQESGCIYIPPFDDPDVIAGQGTIAMEILRQHTGPIHAVFVPIGGGGMAAGVAAYIKNLRPEIRVVGVEPVDSDAMRRSVMAGKRVELAHVGLFADGVAVKLVGEETFAICRDLLDDIVTVETDAICGAIKDIFEDTRVVAEPAGALALAGLRAYAKEGGLHDTTLVAVVSGANMNFDRLSHVVDRSEIGAQREALLAVTIPETVGSFRQLCAAFGSRNITELCTRYSDPQRARVLVGVKINGREDVAEVLGELRGHGFEALDLTDNELAKVHLRHLVGGNAPQVLHERLLRFTFPERPGALLDFMDAMRVDFSITLFQYRYHGADFGRVLVGFEAPEEKRTDFEDFLARVERMGYPHVEETANPAYRMFLGWHEK